Proteins co-encoded in one Azospirillum brasilense genomic window:
- a CDS encoding efflux RND transporter periplasmic adaptor subunit, which produces MRHTLRIVALLVLVALGGGAYWYFVKQGGTINTLLAGKVPAPGGASAGGPAAGGPPGGAPPMPVEALPVKIGTVSRQVTAVGSLLSSESVVIRPEVAGKVSEIAFLEGQAVKKGAVLIRLDDSIARATLAQAQASIAFSRAELARAEELYRQRTGPARNREQALAKLQSDEAAVQLAKAQLEKLTLTAPFDGVLGLRKVSVGDVVAAGKDIVNLEAIEILKLDFRVPELYLPTVRTGQTLKVAVDSFGGRTFDGTVYAIDPLVDVNGRAVVIRARVPNKDGALRPGLFARVALTLDQTPNAVLVPEQAVSAFGNRQFVFKVVEGKAVQTTVTLGERRNAEVEITAGLQPGDVVVTAGQLKIRDGAPVVVINNKPAGS; this is translated from the coding sequence ATGCGCCACACGCTTCGCATCGTCGCCCTTCTGGTCCTGGTCGCTCTCGGCGGCGGCGCCTACTGGTACTTCGTCAAGCAGGGCGGAACCATCAACACGCTGCTCGCCGGCAAGGTTCCGGCCCCCGGCGGCGCCTCGGCCGGCGGCCCGGCGGCGGGCGGACCGCCGGGTGGCGCGCCGCCGATGCCGGTGGAGGCCCTGCCGGTCAAGATCGGCACCGTGTCGCGTCAGGTCACCGCGGTCGGTTCGCTGCTGTCCAGCGAATCGGTGGTCATCCGGCCCGAGGTGGCGGGCAAGGTCTCCGAGATCGCCTTCCTGGAAGGGCAGGCGGTGAAGAAGGGCGCGGTGCTGATCCGGTTGGACGATTCCATCGCCCGCGCCACGCTGGCCCAGGCGCAGGCGAGCATCGCCTTCTCGCGCGCCGAACTGGCCCGCGCCGAGGAGCTGTACCGCCAGCGCACCGGCCCCGCCCGCAACCGCGAGCAGGCGCTCGCCAAGCTCCAGTCCGACGAGGCGGCGGTGCAACTCGCCAAGGCGCAGCTGGAGAAGCTGACCCTGACCGCGCCCTTCGACGGCGTGCTGGGCCTGCGCAAGGTCTCGGTGGGCGACGTCGTGGCGGCGGGCAAGGACATCGTGAACCTGGAAGCCATCGAGATCCTGAAGCTCGATTTCCGGGTGCCGGAGCTGTATCTGCCGACCGTCCGCACCGGCCAGACCCTGAAGGTCGCCGTGGACTCCTTCGGCGGGCGGACCTTCGACGGCACGGTCTACGCCATCGATCCGCTGGTGGACGTGAACGGCCGCGCGGTGGTGATCCGTGCCCGCGTCCCCAACAAGGACGGCGCGCTGCGCCCCGGCCTGTTCGCGCGGGTGGCCCTGACGCTGGACCAGACCCCGAACGCCGTGCTGGTGCCCGAGCAGGCGGTCAGCGCCTTCGGCAACCGTCAGTTCGTCTTCAAGGTGGTGGAGGGCAAGGCGGTGCAGACCACCGTCACGCTGGGCGAGCGGCGCAACGCCGAGGTGGAGATCACCGCCGGCCTGCAGCCCGGCGACGTGGTGGTGACCGCCGGCCAGCTGAAGATCCGCGACGGCGCGCCGGTGGTGGTGATCAACAACAAGCCGGCGGGGAGCTGA